ACTTCTTTGTTCCAAGAGGTTTCTGCTTTCAGGTCAGACCGACCTGCCTCATTCCAAAATCGATCATTTAAAGTAGGAAGTCGGTAGTTGTAAGAAGTATTTAATTTGAGCTTCAGTTGATGACTCTTTTTTGTAAGTAAAATAGTGGATAATCCTGCATAAGGTGAAATTGGAATTTGTACTCCCGGCACTACCTGCTGTCTTAGATGAAAAGCATAGTCTATATTTTTCAAAATTTCTCCCTTGAACAAGGCTCCAAAGCTAAAACGCTCCTCAGTAGCTCTTCCCAATTCATAGTTTCGGTTTTGAGCTTCTATGTGATTGTGTCGAGCCGATATTTTCAATTGATGATTTCTGGAAAAATAATACTTATAATCGGCAAAGCTTTCCCATCTGTTTACCTTATAATATGAAATAGCTTGACCTAATCTGTAATCCATTTCATCGGTAAAGTAGCCTGTTCCAATTTTTAGCTGGTGGTGTTCACCATTTCTCTCATAATTCAGAAGAGTTCTTAGATTTTGATCTGTCTGCTCGTTTAGGTCTCTGCTCGATCCAATTGGAGGTTGTATTTCCCTGAAATTATCATGGTACCAAATGGCCAAAGTCATTTGGTCTTTACTGCTGATTTTATAACCGATGCTTTGATTTACACCCCAGCTCTCAAAACGCGCATTGTCTTGCTTTTCACCAGTTTGCAAAATGGTAAAATCATTTTCTGCTTTACCCCAATATAATTTAGTGCTGTAAGCCCATTTCCCTCTACTTCCATTGGCAGATAGATTACTTTTGAGTTGACCAAAGCTGCCTAATTGTTGACTCAGGGCTAGACGATGACCCGATTTGAATTGCAGGGGATTTTCCAACAATATAGCACCTCCAAATGCACCATTTCCTCCCATGCTACTACCACTGCCAGGAATAACGGATATTTCTGAAATGGCATGAACAGGAATTAATGAAAAATCAGTTTGGCCTAATGTATAGCTATTGATATTAAAGTTATTCCACAAAACAGAAGTTTGGCTCGCACTGGTGCCACGAAAGGCAATGGTCGTCAGCATACCATTTCCGTATTCTTTGAAGTAGATACTACTATTCTGCCTCAGAACATTGCTGATGTTATCGCTACTGTAGAAGTCAAGTGTTTTAGGATTAGGCAATAGGATGTTGTTTCCCGGTAGAAATTGTTTTTCAAAATTTCCATGCACAGAGATTTCCTGCAAGACAGTCATACTGTCTTGTGGGTTTTGTGCCAATAGTTGATCACCGAACCATAGCAATAAAAATAACACACCTAATCGCATAAAATATAGTTTAATGCGACCACGGTCAAAATCAGATGTAAAAAAGTTCGCTAACAGCTTTCGTACATTCCTGACCTTTCACCCGAAAGTCGAAAATATTCATAAGCCATGGCAGGTCTCCTGACTTGTCCTATGAAGTTGCGGCCTTCCCATCAGCCAAAAGGCGGACAGTGGCAAGGGTATTGCACTTCAAACAAAAATTGGACTTACAGTTGCGGGGACAGTTTCGGAATTTCGGTTTTAAAAAATTAAAACCAAGCACCGAATTCCCTTTTAATCCTGAAGGATTGTTTTCCAACAGAAACCATAATTCTGTTGCAAATGTAGGGGAATGAAAGGTGAATTCAAATGTTTACTATAAAATATAGACAGCAAAAATTTTCTAATAAGAAGGAGGCGTTTTTATATTCTTTTTGATACACAAGCGCAGGTCAGGAGTAAAATAGTGGAGATTTTATTTGACTATTTGTAATCGAGATACCATTTAAATTTTTTATCAAGGATTTCATTTTTTCTAACTCTAATAAAATCTAGGTATGCTTGAGCCACGGGAGAAATCCTTTTTCCGCTCAGCCAAATTAACCTCCATTTGGTTTTCAGAGGTAAATCGTCAGCAGGTAAAATATATAATTGCTTATCTAGTAATTCGTTTTTTATCCCAATGAGAGGCATTATAGAATTTCCTAGTCCTGCAATTACAGCTTGCTTTACTGCCTCATTTGAGGTAAGTTCTAGTCTTTTTCTGTCCTTAGAGTTATGAGTTCCGTAGTAATGCTCCATAGCGCTTCGGGTAGCAGATCCCTCTTCTCGATAAATGAGTGCTTTGCTGTCATTTCGTTTCGGTTCGTTACTTATTAGGTATAATTTATTATCAATTAAAAGCTCTTCTTCAACGTCCAGTAGACCAGGTATTACACTTACCAAAGCAAAATCTATTTCATTGTTTTTCAGACTTTGGATAACTCTTGTTTTATTTGTGACATCCAAAACTAGGTCTATTCCAGGATTTTGGGACAGAAATTCTTCGAGAAAAAATGGAATAACATACTTGCCAGTTGATGCCGAAGAGATTTTTAGTTTCCCAGTCAGCATACCTCTATAGGCTTCAGTTTTATAATTTATATTGTTGAGTTCTTCAATAACCCTCTCAGCTATTATAGCAATCTCCTTTCCGAAATCCGTGATGTGTAGTTTCCTGCCAATAATCTCATAGAGTGAAATATCAAACTGCCCTTGAAAATTCTTTAACTGGATGGAAACCGCAGGTTGAGTCATGAAAAGTTCTTGCGATGCTTTAGTGATACTTTCTTTCTGAACCACTTTTAGGAAGATCTGCAATTGGTGGATAGTGTAATTCATAACAATAGTTTATAAGTAGTATAAAACATATAAATAAAAATATATGAGTAATATTTCTCAAATTTGTATAAATAATTTCATAAATCATTAAACAATTTTAAAAATTATGGAAAAAGTGTTAGTCAATAAGCAGACTGAAGTCCTAGTGAAAGGAGAGTATTCAGCAGTAGAAGCTAAAGAAATTGTGTCTAATCTAATTAGTCAAAAAATTAATTTTCACAATCTGAGAGATTTTAGTTCTCATGAGCGATATGGAAAGCCGGATGAAAATTCTCTGAAAAGGATTGTGGAGTTGAAAGAAAGTAGGAAATCTTTGTTGGAAATTATTGATGCTGCCAAAGAGGAAGGGAAAGCTGTTAAAATTAATTCAAATATTATAATTGAACTAGTTTAAAAACTGCTGAGCATGACTAAGGAATTAATGACTAGTTTGGTTCTGATTTCCCCAATCCTATTTTCATTTATTGCATTATTATCATGGTTTATGCGAGGCATAAGACCTGCTAAATTAATATTGATAAGCAGAATCAGTATTTACTTGGGTATATTCATAGCGCTAGTTTCTTGCGCATTTGTATATCAATATGGGATTTTGGAGAGTAACAGCATAGCCTATGAAGGCTTAGGGTTCTCCATAAGGTTAGATGCCTTGAGTGTACTAATATTCACTATGATAAATCTCATCAGCTTTATTGTGATGAGGTTTAGTTTTAATTATATGGATGGAGATAGTAAACAAGGAGTTTTTATTGGAAGACTGGCGGCTACTATTGCTTCTGTACAATTACTGGTGTTAGCAGGAAATTTAGGGTTGATTTGGGTTTCATGGGTTTTGACCAGTATTTCTTTACAAAGAATGTTGATTTTCTATGCGGAAAGACGAAGATCGAAATTGGCTGCACGCAAGAAATTCATCTCTGCTCGCTTAGGGGATTTATTTTTGTTAACATCCATATTTCTCCTTTATAATCATTTTGGAACAGGCAATTTACAGGAAATCATCCTTGCAATGAAGAATCCTGCTGGAGCCTTTCCAATAGCATTGGAAATGGCCATGATATTTATTGCAGCAGCTGCCATTTTGAAATCTGCTTTATTCCCTACGCATGCCTGGTTGGTGGAGGTGATGGAAACTCCTACACCGGTATCGGCCATGTTGCATGCAGGTTTATTAAATGCAGGGCCATTTTTAATTGCCAGGATGTCATTTTTAATGACCGAAATGACTTACGCTCCTATTATACTAATAATTTTCGGTGGTTTTACAGCCGTGTTTGGTTCGATTGCCTACATGACACAATCTTCTGTAAAAACTGCACTGGGTTATTCTAGTATTTCTCACATGGGGTTTAGTATCTTATTGTGCGGATTTGGAATTTATGCTGCTGCAATCCTGCACCTTGTAGCACACTCATTCTACAAGGCACACGCATTTCTTTCTTCAGGCAGCCTTATCGATGTGAAAAAAGCATCTAAAATCAATCTTAAGCCAAGCAATTCCAATCCTTTGATTCTTATAGCAAGTATCATTTTGGCCTTTGTTATTTTTGGAAGTTTAGCTCTTTTGTGGGGAGTAAATCCAATAGAGGAATTATCACTATTGGTGGTAAGTTGCATCATAGTGATGGGACTGTCCTTACTGATTGGAACTACTCTAAGTACTAAAAATTCTAAGCAGTTAATCTTGAAAATCACAATGGTTGCTGCAGTGGTGGCGCTGGCATTTTTCAGTTTGGAAGCTCTAATGGCAAATGTACTTAAATCACAAATTCCTGTAGTTAGTCAACCCTCAAATCTAGTTACTGTCATGCTCTTTTTTTGGTTAGTGATTTTCATAGGATTGGTGCTAATTCAGATGTTTTCTCCTTTTATAAAAGGCAAAAAGTTCTGGAGAAAATGGTCTATTCATTTTAGAAATGGACTTTATGCCAATGTAATCTACGATAGAATGGTAGGAGCACTTTATATCAAATCTTCTTCAAGCCTAGATCGCTGGGAGAAAAGTTAAACTTGCTCTTTCTAATAAATATGATAATGAAAATGCTTAGAGTTTGCTACAATGCAAATACGAAAAGTAGAATCAAAAATGAAGGCTTTAGGAGGTCTTTATTGCTTCAATGAGATTTTGTTTCATTAAAAAACATCAAATGCTAAAAAATACGAAAGAATCCAATTTCAATTCAGATTACGACAGAATTACAAATGCTTTGGATAATGCCTCAAAGAAAATTGCCCCCTTGTGGCCACTGGAAAGCTTTGTGGCTGTGAATCCTTACCTAGGATTAGGTGATCAGTCTTTTGAATCTGTAGCGCAGCAATTATCCGGATTGGCAGGTATTCAAACAACGATGAAGGCTGAATATTATCTGAATGCAATCCAAGAGAATAAACTACTGCTAGCAGACCTAAAAAGTGTGCTTGATAAAAGGAGAATACAGAAAAGTGCACAATCATTCCTTGAGGGAGTAAGAAAGAAGGAATTTCACAGTATTAGTGCTCCTAAGATAGAAACCGTCAGTGAGGTTTCGAGGAAGGTAACAACAGCCAATTGGCCAGATTTTATGGTGGACAGTATCTCTTCTTGGGCTTCTTCTTATTTTGATTCATCACAAACTCAATGGAGAGATAGTAATCATGACCTTGGGTTATTTGCTTCGTGGAAAATAGAGGCGGGAACCAATAGGTCGCCATCTTTGATGGGTTTGAGAGGGTTTCATAAGGTGATAAAATCTTTACCGGATAATTACATTGAAGCTGCACATTTTGCGCTCAATGATTTAAGTGTTGAAGACGATGCCCTTCCAATTTATTTACATAGTCTTCTGCTACGTCTAGGAGGTTGGTCTTCCTACGTTGCGCATTTTGATTGGGATAATAAAAGGTATGGTCGTGCAGGAGCGCAGTTGAGTGAATTCTTAAGCGTGTTAATCTGCTGGGAATATGGAGTTTATCAGGCCATGAAAAATCCCCTGGTGGAAAGTCAGTGGAGAAGATCTAAGCGAGAGATGCTAAAATTAAAGGAGTCAAATCCCTTAAATGAAGAATTAATGGACTTAATTATTCTACAAGAGGCATTTGACTTAACGGCTCAAAGAAGATTAATCGAGAAATTCAAACAAAACCCTTCTCGACAGAAAAACGATGACAGCGCTAAAGTTCAGGCAGTTTTCTGTATTGATGTGAGATCGGAAGTTTATCGTAGAAATTTGGAGTCAGTGGCTCCTGAAATCGAGACCTTAGGTTTTGCCGGATTTTTCGGATTCCCTATCAACTTTAGGAAGCTGGGCCATGACGAGGGCTTTGACCAATGTCCTGCATTAATCCCATCTTCTTTTATTGTTGAAGAAAGTATAGCCGACAAAAATCAAAATGATAGGTCGGTATCAAGAAGAAAACTCAATAAAATTTTTGATTCTGCTTGGAAGTCTTTCAAATCAAGTGCTATTAGCAGTTTTGGCTTCGTAAGCCCGCTTGGACTCTCGCTTATGCCTAAACTGTTTACAGATTCGTTTGGACTGACTAGACCAGTTCCGCATCCGCATAAAAATGGTTTGAGTAAATCAGATATTGAGCATCTATCAGTGAATATCGAAAGTGTTAAAAGTCATAATTTCTCTACAGGAATTCCTTTATCGGACAGAGTAACTATGGCAAAAGGAGCTTTGCAGGCAATGTCCCTGACAGAAGATTTTGCTAGAATAGTAATGATTGTCGGTCACGGGTCTACCTCTGTCAATAACCCCCACGCTTCTGGTTTAGACTGCGGTGCATGTGCAGGTCAATCAGGTGAAGCTAATGCTAAAGTAGCTTCGATGATTTTAAACGATAAAGAAGTTCGAAAGCAGTTAGCAGAAGAGAAAATTAATATTCCTGATACCACTTATTTTCTAGCCTGTTTGCATGATACTACAATTGATGAAGTATCACTTTTTAACACTAATTGGGTTCCTTCGACTCATCAAGAAGATTTAGAAAATATTCAAAAAAGAATTCAAAAAGCAGGGAAAGCAACTAGAGCAGAAAGAGTTCTTAGGATGAGCATGGACGATAAAAGCAATATCGATACATTCATAAAGGCAAGAAGTAACGATTGGTCGCAAGTTAGGCCGGAATGGGGATTAGCAGGTTGCTCTTCTTTTATTGTGGCACCACGACATATCACTCAAGGGCTGAACTTGGAAGGACGATCGTTTTTGCATTCTTACAATTGGAATGAAGACACTGGATTTAAAGTGCTAGAAGCTATTATGACAGCGCCTATGGTGGTAACAAGCTGGATTAACCTGCAATATTACGGATCCACTGTTGACAATAAACATTTTGGCTCCGGCAATAAAACGCTGCATAACGTAACGTCAGGAATTGGTGTTTTGGAAGGTTATGCAGGAGATTTAAGAACTGGATTGCCCATGCAATCAATACACGATGGGGTAAACTATCAACATGAACCATTACGATTAAGTGTAGTAATCAATGCTCCAACAGAGGCTATGGACAAAATTCTTGAAAAACATTCTTCTATAAAAGAGCTTTGTGATAACAGATGGATTTTCCTTATGGCGATGAGTGATGATGGAGAGATTACTGATATGTATGATGGAAATTTAATGTGGAGAAAACTATCAAGGGTAGATCAAGTTTTTAATCCAACTGAGAACTTGATAGAAGAATTAGTCTAGTACACACTTTTCTAATAAATCAATGAGAGTGAATGAAGACAAATCATTCGCTCTCATGATCGTTTATGTTTTTAATAGTAGATGGCATCCTGAATTTAATAACAATAGAAGAAGTAATCGTCAGCAATGCAATCAATATTATTGCGTAATTTACTCCAAAGAAGTCAGCAGTAATACCTGAAATGACCGCTCCAAAAGCATAGCCTAAATCTCTCCAAAGTCTGAAAGTCCCAATACTTTCCGCTCTTTGTTGCGGACTGGTGGTCTGTGCAATAGTGGCTAGAAAGGTGGGGTAAACCAAGGCAGTTCCCAGGCCTAAAATAGCAGATAGACCAGCTAAAACGGTGAAATTGCTGCAGAATGGGATAAACAGTATTGCAACACCTTGCAATAACATCCCCCAGAAAAGCATGCCTTTTTTGGAATAATGGTCAGACATTTTACCTGTAAATAACTGACCAATCCCCCAGACTGTAGGATAAATAGCCGTAATAATTCCAATATTTTCATTATCGTAGTTCAATGAGAACAACACCATTGGTAAAAGTCCCCAAATCATTCCATCATTCAAGTTATTAATTAAGCCTGCTTGGGTAACAGAACTCAAGGTTTTATTTTTGAAAGTGGTTTCCAAAAAGATGTTTTTCAACTGTACAGTTTTATTACTGCTACTTTCTTTATTGACATGGACACGAGTATCTTTAATCCATAGTAAAGTCAGAAGAAGTCCCACTATCGAAAGGAAAATGCCAACGTAAAAAGGGTAGGGAGTAATGCCATAATTGTTGGCTACAAATCCAGTGATGAAAGCCACTACTCCAACAGCAAAATAGCCTGCAAATTCGTTCAAACCCATGGCAAAACCCCTGTCTTTTTCACCGACCAAGTCAATTTTCATCACTACAGTGCTGCTCCAAGTTAATCCTTGGCTTAAGCCTAAAAGAATATTGGCGATAATGACAAATGACCAACTTGGGGCATAAATAAGCATGAAAGGAACAGGTATAGCTATTAGCCAGCCAAACAGTAGTAGATTTCTTCTGCCAAATCTATTGGCTAGTTTGCCGGTATAGTAATTGGCAATGGCTTTACTAATACCAAAGGCGGTAATAAAAGTCAGGATAGCTGTTTTTGAAGCCACGCCAAATTCGACTTCCGCAAATTGTGGGAATATACTTCTCTCCATTCCCACCATACCGCCAACAAAGCCGTTGACAATCACTAATAATGTAAACTGTTTCCAGTTTTCTTTAAGTCCTAGCTTTATGCTATCCATTGATAATTGGTTTTTCAACTAGCAAATGTCGAAAAAATATAGGCAATAGTATGTAATAAATGTTCTTTTAGTAAATAAGCAAATTATGACCAATTAACATTTATAATTCCGCAGCCTACCTATACTCTGGATTAGGATTATCTTTATCAGATGACTCATCCCATGCTGTTCTCTGGTTCCCGTGCGCTGGAATTCCATTATTGTCTTGAAGCATCTTAGCCATGTGCATTAAATTCCAAGTCATAAAAGTGGTATTTCTATTGGTGAAATCATTTTCAGGACCGCCACTTCCTTTATCCATATACGATGCACCAGGTCCTGCTTCACCGATCCAACCGGCATCAGCTTGTGGAGGAATTACATAACCTAAATGCTGTAAACTATATAATGTGCTCATGGCCACATGCTTTATTCCATCTTCATTACCAGTTACTAAACATCCCCCTGCTCTGCCATAATATGCATATTGACCTTGTTCATTTGTTTCTCCTGAAAATCCGTATAGCCGTTCAATCACCTGACTTGCCACTGAAGATTTTTCCCCTAACCAAATGGGTGTGCCGATTACTAAGATGTTAGCATCCATTACCTTTTTTTGAATGGCCGGCCAATCGTCCTTTTGCCAACCATGCTCTGTCATATCGGGATAAACCCCAAAAGCAATTTCGTGATCCACTGCACGAATGATATCAACTTGAATACCATTATCTTCCATAATTTGGGCAGACATGCTGATCAGCCCCGAAGTATGAGATTTTTCCGGTGATTTCTTTAAAGTGCAGTTTATGAAAACGGCTTTTAGATCGCTAAAGTCAGTTTTGTTCTCCTTATTGAGTTTTTCTTGAAAGCTATTTAATTTCATAATTGTTAATTGTTTTGCTCAATTTGATCATCTTGTTTCAAATAGAATGTAAAAGCTAAGACATTAGACCTAGGTTTTAGAATATTTTCCCTATTTCTTTTTTGAAAATTTGATTGATTCTAAACTTCCCGCAAGCATTGACATTCATTTTAATTAATTGATTTCCCATGAATTTACACTTTTTACCAAAAATATTTCACTACACCATTAAACCTTTCTCAATTCGCGACATCAAAGGGGTAAATAAAAATTTAAAACGATGAAAACATTAAGAGAATTTAAATTGAAGAAAGGCACAGTATTGTTGTTAGGAATTGTAATTGGAATACTTAGCCTTCAAGCTTGTCAGCAAGATGAAGAAATGACAATTGACAGTGAAGAACAAGCTGAAGAAATTGAACTTGTAGAAAATACCACGCTTGCGGAAGATAATTCTGATCAGGAAGTGTCCCTTGCAGACTTGGCTGAATTAGAAGTAGCTTCCAGTTCGCAGCGGTCTGCTAATTGTTTTACTTCGACTTGGGATAGCGAAAGTAACGTCTTAACTATTGACTTTGGCGATGGTTGCGTTGGTCCTTATGGCAAAGAGCGTTCTGGGAAAATATTAGTTAGTTATGTTAATGAAGGCACTTTGTATATATCTGATCGGATAATCACATTCGATAATTACTTTGTCAATAATATTGAAGTAACTGGAGAAATTTTTATCGTTCGAGCAGAAGAAAATGAAAACGGAAATTATCAGAATACTTATACCCTAACCGATTTTACATTGATTTACCCAAATGGCAATACTTTTGTGTCCAACGGAAGTCGTACAAGAGAATGGATAGAAGGAGCAGGCGATGGAGACCCAAGTACAAATAAATTCCAAATTACAGGTTCATTAAATGGAGAGTCAACCCGTGGGGTGAATTGGAGTCACACAATTGTTGAGCCGATCATAGTAGATTTTAGTTGTTTGAGCAATGGTAGCATGCTAAGAACCGCTGGAATAAAAGAAGTGAAATTTAGCCTCAGAAATAGAGAAAGAACAAGAACAGTAGACTACGGTGATGGAAGTTGCGATGGGAGTTATACGGTAACAATCAATAATCGAGTTGTTACGGTGGAAGGTTAAGAAAGCCTGAGGATTTAATCATCTGTAAAAGAGGAAGCATTTCTTCCTCTTTTACCATTTATAAATTTCAAATTCTTTAAATTACGATGCGGTCTACCTAACTTAGGTTTAGTGCATTTCCATGAAGAAGAGGAATACAGAATGATTGCTAAGTAAAGTTGAACTCAAGATTAAATACTTAAGTACTTTTGGTTCTGGTAAAAAATATATGAAGGCTGAAGAAAAACAATTAGTTTACTCACTTAAAAGTCCTGCAGAAAAACGGGCAGCCTTCAAATTGTTAATGGATCAATATCAAGAAAGGCTATATTTTGCCATTAGAAAAATCTTAATTGATCATGATGATACTAATGACGCATTACAAGAATGTTTCATTAAAATATGGAATAAAATTGATACTTTTAATGAAGAGGCATCCCTCTATACCTGGATGTACAAAATAGCTGTCAACCAGGCTTTGCAGCAGCTAAGAAAAAGAAAAAATAGCTTTAAAAATGAACAGCAATACACCGAATTTCTGGAAACGAAAATCAGTAATTCAACTTTAATGGATGGAGATGAAATACAAAAGCTATTGCAGCAGGCAATATTGAAGTTGCCTGAAAAACAACGACTGGTTTTTAATATGAAATATTACGATGATCTTAAATATGAGGAAATAGCAGAAATCACTGATGGAAGTGTAGGAAGCCTCAAGGCATCCTATCATCATGCAGTAAAAAAAATAGAGGAATTTTTGAAATCACATTAAACCTTTTAAGGTCAGTAACATCTAAATACTAAATGAAAAACAAAAAAAGACATATTGAAAGTTTGAGTGAGATTGAAAAGACTGAGGGCTTTAAGGTTCCTGAGGATTATTTCGATCAACTGCAAATGGATGTTTTGAATAAAATTGATACAGACACTACAGAAAAATCACGCGGAAAAACGATTCTGTTTAGAAATTTTTATGCGGTGGCGGCATCAATTGCGCTTTTAGCTGTGTCTGTCATCACCATATGGTATTTTAACAATCAAAGCAGGAGTACCCGTGGAGGCTATACTGAGATACTTGCTGAGGTTAGTGATGATGAAATTATAGCATATCTGGAATATTCAGATCTTAGCTATTACGAAATAGGAAGTTTTGTGTACGATGAATCTGGAGCTGAAATGAAAGAGGATCCTACGGAGTATTTTGAATTTGAAGAAGATGAAGCAGATGCTTTATTGGAATATTATAGTTTATAAAAAAATAAAAGAATGAAACGGTTCCATATTATATTAGTGCTATGTTTATTTCTTGCTTTTAACATGCAAGGACAAAGTGATAAAATAGAAAGTGCACGTATAGCTTATATAACCCAAAAATTGGATTTGAGCCCTGAAGAGGCGGAAAAATTCTGGCCGTTATACAATGAATTTTCCAAAGAAAGAACTGCGCTTCAAAGAGAGTACTTGCAAGCCCGTCAACAATATAGAAAAGGGCAGTTAACTGAAGAAGAGAGTAAAGACCTCCTTCAATTAGGACTCAAAATTAAAGAGCGAGAAGTTCAGCTTGAAAGAAAATATGCAGAAAGATTAAATAAAGTGGTAAGCAATAGACAACTGGTAGCGCTGAGAAAAGCCGAAGATGATTTTAAAAGGCTATTGCTAGAAAGGCTAAAAGAAAGAAAGGAAAAACAAGAAAGGTTTCAGAACCGGCAAGAGCGGAAATTCAGGGATAATTAAATCATTTGTTCATTTTGAATCAGTTTTTGTTGAAAATATTCAAATTAGAATGGTATCTCATTTTCCTAATGGGCTACCTTTTGTTGCTTATGCCCTTTAAAACGCAGGCACAGAAG
This is a stretch of genomic DNA from Marivirga harenae. It encodes these proteins:
- a CDS encoding RNA polymerase sigma factor codes for the protein MKAEEKQLVYSLKSPAEKRAAFKLLMDQYQERLYFAIRKILIDHDDTNDALQECFIKIWNKIDTFNEEASLYTWMYKIAVNQALQQLRKRKNSFKNEQQYTEFLETKISNSTLMDGDEIQKLLQQAILKLPEKQRLVFNMKYYDDLKYEEIAEITDGSVGSLKASYHHAVKKIEEFLKSH
- a CDS encoding MFS transporter yields the protein MDSIKLGLKENWKQFTLLVIVNGFVGGMVGMERSIFPQFAEVEFGVASKTAILTFITAFGISKAIANYYTGKLANRFGRRNLLLFGWLIAIPVPFMLIYAPSWSFVIIANILLGLSQGLTWSSTVVMKIDLVGEKDRGFAMGLNEFAGYFAVGVVAFITGFVANNYGITPYPFYVGIFLSIVGLLLTLLWIKDTRVHVNKESSSNKTVQLKNIFLETTFKNKTLSSVTQAGLINNLNDGMIWGLLPMVLFSLNYDNENIGIITAIYPTVWGIGQLFTGKMSDHYSKKGMLFWGMLLQGVAILFIPFCSNFTVLAGLSAILGLGTALVYPTFLATIAQTTSPQQRAESIGTFRLWRDLGYAFGAVISGITADFFGVNYAIILIALLTITSSIVIKFRMPSTIKNINDHESE
- a CDS encoding YbcC family protein — its product is MLKNTKESNFNSDYDRITNALDNASKKIAPLWPLESFVAVNPYLGLGDQSFESVAQQLSGLAGIQTTMKAEYYLNAIQENKLLLADLKSVLDKRRIQKSAQSFLEGVRKKEFHSISAPKIETVSEVSRKVTTANWPDFMVDSISSWASSYFDSSQTQWRDSNHDLGLFASWKIEAGTNRSPSLMGLRGFHKVIKSLPDNYIEAAHFALNDLSVEDDALPIYLHSLLLRLGGWSSYVAHFDWDNKRYGRAGAQLSEFLSVLICWEYGVYQAMKNPLVESQWRRSKREMLKLKESNPLNEELMDLIILQEAFDLTAQRRLIEKFKQNPSRQKNDDSAKVQAVFCIDVRSEVYRRNLESVAPEIETLGFAGFFGFPINFRKLGHDEGFDQCPALIPSSFIVEESIADKNQNDRSVSRRKLNKIFDSAWKSFKSSAISSFGFVSPLGLSLMPKLFTDSFGLTRPVPHPHKNGLSKSDIEHLSVNIESVKSHNFSTGIPLSDRVTMAKGALQAMSLTEDFARIVMIVGHGSTSVNNPHASGLDCGACAGQSGEANAKVASMILNDKEVRKQLAEEKINIPDTTYFLACLHDTTIDEVSLFNTNWVPSTHQEDLENIQKRIQKAGKATRAERVLRMSMDDKSNIDTFIKARSNDWSQVRPEWGLAGCSSFIVAPRHITQGLNLEGRSFLHSYNWNEDTGFKVLEAIMTAPMVVTSWINLQYYGSTVDNKHFGSGNKTLHNVTSGIGVLEGYAGDLRTGLPMQSIHDGVNYQHEPLRLSVVINAPTEAMDKILEKHSSIKELCDNRWIFLMAMSDDGEITDMYDGNLMWRKLSRVDQVFNPTENLIEELV
- a CDS encoding proton-conducting transporter transmembrane domain-containing protein; this translates as MTKELMTSLVLISPILFSFIALLSWFMRGIRPAKLILISRISIYLGIFIALVSCAFVYQYGILESNSIAYEGLGFSIRLDALSVLIFTMINLISFIVMRFSFNYMDGDSKQGVFIGRLAATIASVQLLVLAGNLGLIWVSWVLTSISLQRMLIFYAERRRSKLAARKKFISARLGDLFLLTSIFLLYNHFGTGNLQEIILAMKNPAGAFPIALEMAMIFIAAAAILKSALFPTHAWLVEVMETPTPVSAMLHAGLLNAGPFLIARMSFLMTEMTYAPIILIIFGGFTAVFGSIAYMTQSSVKTALGYSSISHMGFSILLCGFGIYAAAILHLVAHSFYKAHAFLSSGSLIDVKKASKINLKPSNSNPLILIASIILAFVIFGSLALLWGVNPIEELSLLVVSCIIVMGLSLLIGTTLSTKNSKQLILKITMVAAVVALAFFSLEALMANVLKSQIPVVSQPSNLVTVMLFFWLVIFIGLVLIQMFSPFIKGKKFWRKWSIHFRNGLYANVIYDRMVGALYIKSSSSLDRWEKS
- a CDS encoding flavodoxin family protein, producing the protein MKLNSFQEKLNKENKTDFSDLKAVFINCTLKKSPEKSHTSGLISMSAQIMEDNGIQVDIIRAVDHEIAFGVYPDMTEHGWQKDDWPAIQKKVMDANILVIGTPIWLGEKSSVASQVIERLYGFSGETNEQGQYAYYGRAGGCLVTGNEDGIKHVAMSTLYSLQHLGYVIPPQADAGWIGEAGPGASYMDKGSGGPENDFTNRNTTFMTWNLMHMAKMLQDNNGIPAHGNQRTAWDESSDKDNPNPEYR
- a CDS encoding TonB-dependent receptor; amino-acid sequence: MRLGVLFLLLWFGDQLLAQNPQDSMTVLQEISVHGNFEKQFLPGNNILLPNPKTLDFYSSDNISNVLRQNSSIYFKEYGNGMLTTIAFRGTSASQTSVLWNNFNINSYTLGQTDFSLIPVHAISEISVIPGSGSSMGGNGAFGGAILLENPLQFKSGHRLALSQQLGSFGQLKSNLSANGSRGKWAYSTKLYWGKAENDFTILQTGEKQDNARFESWGVNQSIGYKISSKDQMTLAIWYHDNFREIQPPIGSSRDLNEQTDQNLRTLLNYERNGEHHQLKIGTGYFTDEMDYRLGQAISYYKVNRWESFADYKYYFSRNHQLKISARHNHIEAQNRNYELGRATEERFSFGALFKGEILKNIDYAFHLRQQVVPGVQIPISPYAGLSTILLTKKSHQLKLKLNTSYNYRLPTLNDRFWNEAGRSDLKAETSWNKEVTISSRHHWGKTESEFSITTYHNQVDNWIQWIPDPNNQWRPRNIKEVLAQGIESSASLHFPITSGLDLEANGQYSYTASTVIESEGNRNEIGKQLIYTPLHKANASVTIIWKKFSLDLFQQWMGKVYTTNSNSDLFALEPFPLTDLGLNWKSNLWQLSATTKNLFNQEYFLYSGYAMPGRNYQITITRKLYLK
- a CDS encoding LysR substrate-binding domain-containing protein, which gives rise to MNYTIHQLQIFLKVVQKESITKASQELFMTQPAVSIQLKNFQGQFDISLYEIIGRKLHITDFGKEIAIIAERVIEELNNINYKTEAYRGMLTGKLKISSASTGKYVIPFFLEEFLSQNPGIDLVLDVTNKTRVIQSLKNNEIDFALVSVIPGLLDVEEELLIDNKLYLISNEPKRNDSKALIYREEGSATRSAMEHYYGTHNSKDRKRLELTSNEAVKQAVIAGLGNSIMPLIGIKNELLDKQLYILPADDLPLKTKWRLIWLSGKRISPVAQAYLDFIRVRKNEILDKKFKWYLDYK